The following proteins are co-located in the Vigna angularis cultivar LongXiaoDou No.4 chromosome 2, ASM1680809v1, whole genome shotgun sequence genome:
- the LOC128195380 gene encoding uncharacterized protein LOC128195380: protein MEKTVRENPTMKVMDIRDKVTRKWNVGISRNMAFRARTMARDKVEGSFKDQYRRLHDYGHELLKTNPGTTVQIKVDNSNGEVIFQRFYACLKACKDNFICCRPIIGLDGCFVKSKYGGELLTAVGRDGNDQMMPITYAIVEVENKDSWTWFLEHLIEDLGGAAVCAGCTFISDQQKGLLPAIQDLLPGVEQRFCVRHLYSNFRKKFPEKNLKRLMWRAATATHPQQWETEMRNIRDINLDAFKYLLAIPPRFWSRSRFTSRSQCDTLVNNMCEGFNSVLVDSRSKLIISMLEDIRVYIMKRWAANRTKITSYQGSICPKVFNRFQKESWLTRYWLPRKWAITGIPCTHAITAMKFLNINAEEYIGHWFRKSTYEETYNTIINPINGQHVWDVTPYADILPPKKRTMSGRPKKKRRLEEWELKKNNSELRKGGQRKTCAICKELGHNRKGCPQRPPTVEVPTAQSSQVTQPPATMPLSDE, encoded by the exons ATGGAGAAAACTGTGAGAGAAAATCCTACAATGAAGGTCATGGACATTAGGGACAAAGTTACTAGGAAATGGAATGTAGGAATTTCAAGAAATATGGCGTTTAGGGCAAGAACAATGGCAAGAGATAAGGTTGAAGGATCATTCAAAGATCAATATAGAAGACTTCACGATTATGGTCATGAGCTGCTGAAAACAAATCCAGGAACAACAGTACAAATTAAAGTTGATAACAGTAATGGTGAGGTCATATTCCAAAGATTTTATGCATGCTTGAAGGCATGCAAGGATAACTTCATTTGTTGTAGACCTATTATTGGCTTGGATGGATGCTTTGTGAAAAGCAAGTATGGAGGGGAGTTACTAACAGCAGTGGGAAGAGATGGAAACGACCAAATGATGCCCATAACATATGCTATTGTTGAGGTAGAGAACAAAGACTCCTGGACTTGGTTCTTGGAGCACCTTATTGAGGACCTTGGTGGGGCAGCTGTATGTGCAGGATGCACATTTatttcagaccaacaaaag GGTCTTTTGCCAGCAATCCAGGATCTTCTACCTGGTgtagaacaaagattttgtgttaggcatttatattcaaacttcaGAAAAAAATTTCCTGAAAAAAACCTTAAACGTCTGATGTGGCGGGCAGCAACAGCAACACACCCACAACAATGGGAGACTGAAATGAGGAATATTAGAGACATAAATTTAGACGCATTTAAATATCTGCTTGCCATCCCACCTAG GTTTTGGTCAAGATCTAGATTCACCTCTAGATCACAATGTGACACTCTTGTGAACAACATGTGTGAGGGCTTTAATAGTGTGCTAGTTGATAGTAGGTCTAAGCTTATTATTAGCATGTTAGAAGACATAAGGGTTTACATAATGAAGAGATGGGCTGCCAACAGGACAAAGATCACATCATATCAAGGTTCAATCTGCCCCAAGGTTTTTAACAGATTTCAGAAGGAGTCCTGGTTAACTAGATATTGGTTACCAAG AAAATGGGCAATTACTGGCATTCCGTGTACTCATGCCATCACTgcaatgaaatttttgaatataaatgcagAAGAATACATTGGCCACTGGTTTAGGAAGTCTACTTATGAAGAGACTTACAACACAATAATTAACCCTATCAATGGACAACATGTCTGGGATGTTACACCCTATGCAGATATATTACCACCAAAGAAGAGGACAATGTCAGGAAGGCCCAAGAAGAAACGAAGACTAGAGGAAtgggagttgaagaagaataaCAGTGAATTAAGAAAGGGTGGGCAGAGGAAAACATGTGCCATCTGCAAAGAACTTGGACACAACAGAAAAGGCTGTCCACAAAGACCTCCAACAGTAGAGGTTCCTACAGCCCAATCTTCTCAAGTCACCCAACCTCCAGCAACTATGCCTTTATCTGATGAATGA